In Nothobranchius furzeri strain GRZ-AD chromosome 18, NfurGRZ-RIMD1, whole genome shotgun sequence, a single genomic region encodes these proteins:
- the six4a gene encoding homeobox protein SIX4a: protein MSSSSAGEVIIPNDIKRENVKEVDTRECIKLVALDAAELSMERTTPSADAVRTELLVSAASSLAFSPEQVACVCEALQQGGNVDRLARFLWSLPQSDLLRGNESILKAQALVAFHQARYQELYSILENHNFSPSNHAFLQDLWYKARYTEAEKARGRPLGAVDKYRIRRKYPLPRTIWDGEETVYCFKERSRNALKDLYNQNRYPSPAEKRNLAKITGLSLTQVSNWFKNRRQRDRNPSEAQSKSESDGNHSTEDESSKGQEELSPRPLSNSSDGVITHGSIPVQTGPLDSGVVIQQIGDIKMSTGSSSGLYNGSLVTSNASTTMFHNGGSSYLHSPGNILFNNLAIQPLTYNPLRTPGGVLLGGSGAELQMQAEQEKGLGGAEDSTLQYTSYSGCVNGAEVKLEGVHTQNGGSSVLTFSSPSGTLQVGGYSLVQVPGGVSDNDGSSLLSNDTGLPPLQLSSASSSSTITRQGNMSLNNVAVSSSGDDSFQQQDKLTMTPLHHSTVLYSMNNGQTHIKKEPLEGGVYSTYHHGLHMDPNGQISYTDPNSEDISPSRGPASTTEVTAVSSSSTESEVYTTLANSAPLMAQTDLDSPHLHPTEYLGTHEVPSGAQSSHLMGPGMNSDYLSLTRDKGDGSGSGGMNEMVRAMCSEMEAAEGKELAKLQTVQMDEDMSDL, encoded by the exons atgtcttctTCTTCAGCCGGAGAGGTCATAATACCAAATGACATCAAGAGGGAAAATGTGAAGGAGGTGGATACGCGGGAGTGCATCAAGCTTGTGGCGCTGGACGCGGCTGAGCTGTCCATGGAGCGCACGACTCCCAGCGCTGACGCGGTGCGCACGGAGCTGCTGGTGAGCGCCGCTTCCTCTCTGGCTTTCTCCCCCGAGCAAGTGGCGTGCGTCTGCGAAGCGTTACAGCAGGGAGGTAACGTGGACCGTCTGGCGAGGTTCCTGTGGTCCCTGCCCCAGAGCGACCTGCTACGCGGCAACGAAAGCATCCTCAAAGCGCAAGCCCTCGTTGCTTTCCACCAGGCTCGGTACCAGGAGCTCTACAGTATTTTGGAGAACCACAACTTCAGCCCGTCTAACCACGCCTTTCTGCAAGATTTGTGGTACAAAGCCCGGTACACCGAGGCAGAGAAGGCGCGGGGGAGACCCCTGGGCGCCGTGGATAAGTATCGGATCCGGAGAAAGTACCCTCTCCCCAGGACTATCTGGGACGGCGAGGAGACTGTTTATTGTTTCAAGGAGAGGTCACGAAACGCGCTGAAGGATCTCTATAATCAGAATAGGTACCCATCTCCTGCCGAGAAAAGAAATCTCGCAAAGATAACAGGACTCTCCTTGACCCAGGTCAGCAACTGGTTCAAAAACAGGAGGCAGAGGGACAGAAACCCGTCGGAAGCGCAATCTAAAAG TGAATCTGATGGGAACCACAGCACAGAGGACGAGTCCAGTAAAGGCCAAGAGGAGCTGTCTCCTCGTCCTCTCTCCAACTCTTCAGATGGAGTCATAACACACGGAAGCATCCCAGTTCAAACAGGACCTCTGGACAGTGGGGTCGTCATCCAGCAGATTGGGGACATTAAGATGTCCACCGGATCCAGCAGCGGCCTCTACAATGGGAGCCTGGTGACCAGTAACGCTTCCACCACCATGTTTCACAACGGTGGCTCGTCCTATCTCCACTCACCAGGAAACATCCTCTTCAACAATTTGGCAATCCAGCCCCTGACGTACAACCCTTTGAGGACACCTGGTGGGGTACTGCTGGGGGGCTCCGGGGCAGAGTTGCAGATGCAGGCTGAACAGGAGAAAGGACTGGGCGGTGCCGAGGACTCCACCTTGCAGTACACCTCGTACAGCGGGTGCGTGAATGGGGCTGAGGTGAAGCTAGAGGGGGTTCATACCcagaatgggggctcgtccgtccTCACCTTCAGCTCACCATCGGGCACTCTGCAGGTGGGAGGCTACAGCCTGGTCCAGGTACCTGGGGGGGTCTCTGACAATGATGGCAGCTCATTACTCAGCAACGACACAGGTCTTCCTCCCCTGCAGCTTTCCTCTGCATCATCTTCCTCAACAATTACGCGACAAG GCAACATGTCTCTGAATAATGTAGCAGTGAGTTCCTCCGGTGATGACTCATTCCAGCAGCAAGACAAGCTGACCATGACGCCTCTGCACCACAGCACAGTCCTCTACAGCATGAACAACGGCCAGACGCATATCAAGAAGGAGCCCCTGGAGGGCGGGGTTTACTCCACGTACCACCACGGGCTCCACATGGACCCCAACGGTCAGATCAGCTACACTGATCCCAACTCCGAGGACATTTCCCCCAGCCGCGGACCCGCTTCCACCACCGAGGTCACCGCTGTCAGCTCGTCCAGCACCGAGTCTGAAGTCTACACCACCCTCGCTAACAGCGCCCCACTGATGGCTCAAACAGACCTTGACAGCCCCCACCTCCATCCCACGGAGTACCTCGGTACCCACGAGGTCCCCAGTGGGGCCCAGTCATCACACCTGATGGGGCCTGGCATGAACAGTGACTACCTGAGCCTCACACGGGACAAAGGTGACGGCTCGGGGTCGGGGGGCATGAATGAAATGGTGCGAGCGATGTGCAGCGAGATGGAGGCTGCAGAGGGGAAGGAGCTAGCCAAACTACAGACAGTGCAGATGGATGAGGACATGTCCGACCTCTAG
- the six1a gene encoding homeobox protein six1a: MSILPSFGFTQEQVACVCEVLQQGGNLERLGRFLWSLPACDHLHKNESVLKAKAVVAFHRGNFRELYKILESHQFSPHNHPKLQQLWLKAHYVEAEKLRGRPLGAVGKYRVRRKFPLPRTIWDGEETSYCFKEKSRGVLREWYTHNPYPSPREKRELAEATGLTTTQVSNWFKNRRQRDRAAEAKERENSENNNAGGNKQNQLSPLDGGKSLMSSSEDEFSPPQSPDQNSALLLQGNMSHPGASSYPMSGLGGPQPVHGMHGHPHQLQDSLLGPLTSSLVDLGS, encoded by the exons ATGTCAATATTACCGTCCTTCGGGTTCACGCAGGAGCAAGTGGCGTGCGTTTGCGAGGTGCTGCAGCAAGGAGGAAATCTGGAGAGGCTCGGCCGCTTCCTGTGGTCTTTGCCCGCCTGCGATCACCTCCACAAAAACGAAAGCGTCCTGAAAGCCAAGGCGGTAGTCGCTTTTCATCGGGGGAACTTTAGAGAGCTTTACAAAATCCTGGAGAGCCACCAGTTTTCTCCGCACAACCACCCGAAGCTGCAGCAGCTGTGGCTGAAGGCGCACTACGTGGAGGCGGAGAAGCTGCGCGGACGGCCGCTCGGTGCCGTGGGGAAGTACCGGGTGCGGAGGAAATTCCCGCTGCCCCGCACGATCTGGGACGGTGAGGAGACCAGCTACTGCTTTAAGGAGAAGTCCAGGGGAGTCCTGAGAGAGTGGTACACGCACAACCCCTATCCATCCCCGCGGGAGAAGAGGGAGCTGGCGGAGGCCACGGGACTGACCACCACGCAGGTCAGCAACTGGTTCAAAAACAGACGGCAGAGGGACAGAGCCGCAGAGGCCAAGGAGAG AGAGAACAGCGAAAACAACAACGCAGGCGGCAACAAACAGAACCAGCTCTCCCCTCTGGATGGAGGAAAGTCTCTCATGTCCAGTTCGGAGGACGAGTTTTCTCCACCCCAAAGTCCCGACCAGAACTCAGCGCTTTTGCTTCAGGGCAACATGAGCCACCCTGGGGCCTCTTCTTACCCTATGTCCGGCCTGGGGGGCCCTCAGCCGGTGCACGGCATGCACGGACACCCACACCAGCTGCAGGACTCCTTGTTGGGACCTCTAACCTCCAGTCTTGTGGATTTGGGCTCCTAA